One part of the Rutidosis leptorrhynchoides isolate AG116_Rl617_1_P2 chromosome 1, CSIRO_AGI_Rlap_v1, whole genome shotgun sequence genome encodes these proteins:
- the LOC139889105 gene encoding uncharacterized protein — MSKLIDEKLLSPLDSAICTDRINFLPKKIGLLIWRVKQNRIPVRVELDKRGVDLDSVICPVCDGDLETVEHIFIHCQFAKDLWLRVFRWWNLNRLPYANMGELFQGCSDPNNPNKSSKLWKAIEWVCGYMIWWSRNLTVFQKKKGCGPMLLDEVQVKSFDWISRRSWRHVMVWSQWLLNPGVFDDHG; from the coding sequence ATGTCGAAATTAATTGATGAGAAGCTGCTTAGCCCACTGGACAGTGCAATTTGTACCGATAGAATTAATTTTCTCCCAAAGAAAATCGGTTTACTAATTTGGAGGGTAAAACAAAATAGAATTCCGGTTAGAGTTGAACTTGACAAAAGGGGGGTCGATTTAGATTCGGTTATATGTCCGGTTTGTGATGGTGATCTAGAAACGGTAGAACACATTTTCATTCATTGTCAATTCGCAAAAGATTTATGGCTTCGTGTTTTTAGGTGGTGGAACTTAAATCGTCTACCTTATGCAAATATGGGTGAACTTTTTCAAGGTTGCTCCGATCCTAACAATCCCAATAAAAGTTCAAAGTTGTGGAAGGCCATTGAATGGGTATGTGGTTACATGATTTGGTGGAGTCGAAATCTAACGGTGTTTCAAAAAAAGAAAGGTTGCGGACCAATGTTGCTCGATGAAGTCCAAGTTAAGTCATTTGATTGGATATCTAGACGTTCTTGGAGGCATGTTATGGTTTGGAGTCAATGGCTTCTAAACCCCGGAGTGTTCGATGATCATGGTTGA